The genome window TAGTGTATAAAAACCTAAATTTAACATACAATAAATGTGTATAAAATACCATTATTAGTATTTCCTGATAATAAAAAAATATTACTAGAATTGAAAATTTCCAGTAATATTTAATAGCAAAAATATATATTTACACAAATCTATATACATTCTCTTAAGTTTTGTCCATAATGGTTTAATAGTACAAATCGTATTTTTTCTTCTATAATTAAGATGATATAATCTATTATAAAACAACTTAAAACAATATAGTACAATAATTTTGTAGTTTCAAAATAAAATATGTACTTGTTTATATAAATGATATATAATTACATATTAAACATAGCTTTTACACATTTAATAAAGTATGTAAAATCTATGTAAAAAGTAAGAAATATAAACATTTTTTTAATTATATTTTAAAAATATCAAGTAAGTTTTATTCACAAATGAATAAAAAATGTTATAATATGATTAAAGAAAAAGATAAATAATTAGCAAGATTTGTTTAGCTAAAATTAACAAGGGAGCGATAAATTATGGGTATAACATTATCAAAAGGCCAAAAGGTTGATTTGACTAAAGGAAATCCAGGTCTTAAAAATATTTTAGTAGGTTTAGGATGGGACACTAACAAGTATGATGGTGGATTTGACTTTGATTTAGATACAGCAGCATTTTTAACAGGAGCAAGTGGAAGTGTTACTAATGATGGAGACTTTGTATTTTACAACAATTTAAAACATACTTCTGGAGCAGTTGAACATCTAGGTGATAACAGAACTGGTGAAGGTGATGGAGATGATGAGCAAATAGTTGTTGATTTATCTAAGATTCCTGGAGAAATAAGCAAGATTTCTTTTACTGTTACAATTCATGATGCAACAGAGAGAAGACAAAATTTTGGACAAGTAAGCAATTCTTATATAAGAATAGTAGATAAAGATACGAATGAAGAGTTAATAAAGTATGAATTAGGAGAAGATTTTAGTATAGAAACAGCTATAGTAGTAGCTGAAATATATAAGCACAATGGAGAATGGAAGTTTAATGCACTAGGTTCTGGTTTTGAAGGTGGTCTTGCTGCACTATGTGGAAACTTTGGAATAAACTTATAATTTCAACTATAATAATAAACTAGAGGGGGATATTTTCCATGGCTATAGTATTAAAAAAAGGACAAAAAATAGATTTAACTAAGGGAAATCCAGGTCTTAAAAATATAAAACTTGGACTAGGCTGGGATACAAATTCATTTGATAGTGGCTATGACTATGATTTAGATGTAAGTGTTTTCATGGTTGGAGAATCTCAAAGAGTTGAAAAAGATGAAGATTTTATATTCTATAATAACTTAAAACATCCATCTGGAGCAGTTGAACACTTAGGTGATAATAGAAC of Clostridioides sp. ES-S-0054-01 contains these proteins:
- a CDS encoding TerD family protein, which translates into the protein MGITLSKGQKVDLTKGNPGLKNILVGLGWDTNKYDGGFDFDLDTAAFLTGASGSVTNDGDFVFYNNLKHTSGAVEHLGDNRTGEGDGDDEQIVVDLSKIPGEISKISFTVTIHDATERRQNFGQVSNSYIRIVDKDTNEELIKYELGEDFSIETAIVVAEIYKHNGEWKFNALGSGFEGGLAALCGNFGINL